The Alkalihalobacillus sp. TS-13 genome includes a region encoding these proteins:
- the hpt gene encoding hypoxanthine phosphoribosyltransferase, with product MRNEMQEILISEEEIQEKVHELASQLSDEYRDRFPLVIGVLKGALPFMADLVKRMDIHVELDFMDVSSYGNSTVSSGEVKIIKDLNTSIEGRDILIVEDIIDSGLTLNYLVELFKHRKAKSIKIVTLLDKPTGRKVDLKPDTAGFIVPDAFVVGYGLDFAERYRNLPFIGVLKPEIYQGQ from the coding sequence ATGAGAAATGAAATGCAGGAGATCTTGATTTCTGAGGAAGAAATTCAAGAAAAGGTGCATGAACTAGCATCACAATTATCAGATGAATACCGAGATCGCTTCCCGCTTGTGATCGGTGTACTAAAAGGTGCATTACCTTTCATGGCGGATCTTGTAAAACGTATGGATATCCATGTAGAACTTGATTTCATGGATGTTTCAAGCTACGGAAACTCTACAGTATCTTCTGGTGAGGTCAAAATCATCAAGGATTTGAACACTTCGATTGAAGGTCGGGATATCTTGATTGTAGAAGATATTATCGACAGCGGTCTGACGCTGAATTATCTCGTTGAGTTGTTCAAGCACCGGAAAGCCAAGTCGATTAAGATCGTCACTCTATTGGATAAGCCAACAGGGCGCAAGGTTGATTTAAAACCCGATACTGCAGGGTTCATCGTCCCAGATGCCTTTGTCGTAGGTTATGGTTTAGACTTTGCTGAGCGTTATCGGAACCTGCCATTCATCGGTGTATTAAAACCGGAAATATACCAAGGCCAATGA
- the ftsH gene encoding ATP-dependent zinc metalloprotease FtsH — protein sequence MNRIFRNTIFYLLIFLVVVGIVSFFNGNNNDVKQLKYGDFTEALQNGEIESLTMQPKNQVYVLQGKLKSYDDETTFTTNIPPDMTKDVLAQVEGADVEIKEAEGTSGWVTFFTSIIPFVIIFILFFFLLNQAQGGGSRVMNFGKSKAKLYSEEKKKVTFKDVAGADEEKQELVEVVEFLKDPRKFASLGARIPKGVLLVGPPGTGKTLLAQAVAGEAGVPFFSISGSDFVEMFVGVGASRVRDLFENAKKNSPCIIFIDEIDAVGRQRGAGLGGGHDEREQTLNQLLVEMDGFSANEGIIIVAATNRPDILDPALLRPGRFDRQIPVGRPDVKGREAVLKVHARNKPLADSVDIKTIAMRTPGFSGADLENLLNEAALVAARQNKKQIEMEDIDEATDRVIAGPAKKSRVISQKEKNIVAYHEAGHTIIGIVLDNAEVVHKVTIVPRGQAGGYAVTLPKEDRYFMTKPELVDKITGLLGGRVAEEITFKESSTGASNDFQRATSIARRMVTEFGMSEKLGPMQFGQGQGGNVFLGRDIQNEQNYSDAIAHEIDLEVQKIIKEAYNHCKEILVQHQDKLNLVAETLKEVETLDSEQIKSLFETGEMPEGYEYPKKEPESSDDDVKVNITKKEENTSEESDENKDSDSENRE from the coding sequence ATGAATCGCATCTTTAGAAATACAATATTTTACTTATTAATATTCCTTGTTGTTGTTGGGATCGTCAGTTTCTTCAATGGCAACAACAACGACGTTAAACAATTAAAATACGGTGATTTCACCGAGGCTCTACAAAATGGTGAAATCGAGTCTCTTACGATGCAGCCTAAGAATCAGGTTTACGTTCTACAAGGTAAGCTGAAGTCTTATGACGATGAGACGACTTTCACTACTAACATCCCACCGGACATGACTAAAGATGTCCTGGCACAGGTGGAGGGTGCAGATGTTGAAATAAAGGAAGCTGAAGGAACAAGCGGTTGGGTAACCTTCTTTACCTCCATTATTCCATTTGTCATCATATTCATCTTATTCTTCTTCCTTCTTAACCAAGCTCAGGGTGGCGGAAGCCGTGTTATGAACTTTGGTAAAAGTAAGGCAAAGCTTTACAGTGAAGAAAAGAAGAAAGTTACATTCAAAGACGTAGCGGGTGCAGATGAAGAAAAGCAAGAATTAGTCGAGGTCGTCGAATTCTTGAAGGATCCTCGTAAATTCGCATCACTCGGTGCACGTATTCCAAAGGGTGTCCTGCTAGTAGGACCTCCAGGAACAGGTAAGACATTACTTGCTCAAGCTGTAGCCGGTGAAGCAGGCGTGCCGTTCTTCTCAATCAGTGGTTCTGATTTCGTCGAGATGTTCGTCGGTGTCGGTGCTTCCCGTGTCCGTGATTTATTTGAGAACGCGAAGAAAAACTCACCGTGTATCATTTTCATCGATGAAATTGATGCAGTAGGTCGTCAACGTGGCGCAGGACTCGGTGGAGGTCACGATGAACGTGAACAAACCTTGAACCAGTTGCTTGTTGAAATGGATGGTTTCAGTGCAAACGAAGGAATCATCATCGTGGCGGCTACAAACAGACCAGATATTCTAGACCCAGCATTATTGCGTCCAGGACGCTTTGACCGTCAAATTCCAGTCGGTCGTCCTGATGTCAAAGGACGTGAAGCGGTACTTAAAGTACATGCACGTAACAAACCTTTAGCAGATTCAGTCGATATCAAAACGATTGCAATGCGTACCCCAGGATTCTCGGGTGCAGACCTTGAGAACCTGTTGAATGAGGCAGCCCTTGTTGCTGCTCGACAAAATAAGAAACAAATCGAAATGGAAGACATCGACGAAGCAACAGATCGTGTCATTGCCGGTCCTGCCAAAAAGAGTCGTGTCATTTCTCAAAAAGAAAAGAACATCGTTGCTTATCATGAAGCAGGACATACGATTATCGGTATTGTTCTTGATAATGCAGAAGTTGTCCATAAAGTTACGATTGTTCCACGTGGTCAGGCTGGTGGATATGCGGTGACCCTGCCGAAAGAAGACCGTTACTTCATGACTAAACCTGAATTGGTTGACAAAATCACTGGTTTACTTGGTGGACGGGTTGCTGAGGAAATTACCTTCAAGGAATCAAGTACCGGAGCAAGTAACGACTTTCAACGTGCGACAAGCATCGCTCGACGGATGGTCACTGAATTTGGAATGAGTGAAAAGCTCGGTCCGATGCAATTCGGTCAAGGCCAGGGCGGAAACGTATTCTTGGGCCGCGACATCCAGAATGAACAAAACTACAGTGACGCCATCGCTCATGAAATCGATCTTGAAGTCCAAAAGATCATAAAAGAAGCATATAATCACTGTAAGGAAATTCTTGTCCAACATCAGGATAAATTGAATCTGGTTGCTGAGACGTTGAAAGAAGTCGAAACGCTCGATAGCGAACAGATCAAATCCCTGTTTGAAACAGGTGAAATGCCTGAAGGATATGAATACCCGAAGAAGGAACCTGAGTCTTCCGATGATGATGTGAAGGTCAATATCACGAAAAAGGAAGAAAACACTTCAGAGGAATCTGATGAAAATAAGGATTCTGATTCAGAGAATAGAGAATAA
- a CDS encoding type III pantothenate kinase, whose protein sequence is MILVMDVGNTNIVLGVYEGDDLKYHWRVGTSRKKSEDEYGMFISNLLTHVGLGFNDIDGIILSSVVPPLMFPLEKMCEKYFNLKPLIIGPGIKTGLNIKTENPREVGADRIVNAVAALNEYDSPLIIVDFGTATTYCYIDKSKNYLGGAISPGISISTEALYTHAAKLPRIEITKPSHVVGKNTVSAMQAGIFYGYVGQVEGIVKRMKEQAEEEPLVIATGGLAHLIGEESPIIDVVDPFLTLKGLQLIYHKNTELH, encoded by the coding sequence ATGATTTTAGTAATGGATGTAGGAAATACAAATATCGTCCTCGGTGTTTATGAAGGAGACGATCTTAAATATCATTGGCGCGTCGGTACAAGCCGGAAAAAGTCCGAAGATGAATATGGAATGTTCATTTCCAATTTGCTGACACATGTCGGTCTTGGCTTTAACGACATTGATGGGATCATCCTATCATCGGTAGTGCCTCCACTTATGTTTCCGCTTGAGAAAATGTGTGAGAAATACTTTAACCTAAAGCCACTCATCATCGGTCCTGGAATCAAGACTGGTTTGAATATAAAAACGGAAAACCCGCGAGAGGTCGGTGCTGACCGTATCGTCAATGCGGTTGCAGCATTGAATGAATATGATTCGCCGTTGATCATCGTCGATTTTGGTACAGCAACAACGTATTGCTATATTGATAAAAGCAAAAACTACTTAGGCGGAGCGATTTCACCAGGGATCAGCATTTCCACTGAAGCCCTCTATACCCATGCCGCTAAATTACCTCGGATTGAAATCACAAAACCTTCTCACGTGGTCGGGAAGAATACTGTAAGTGCGATGCAAGCTGGTATTTTTTATGGGTATGTCGGTCAAGTGGAAGGCATCGTCAAACGGATGAAAGAACAGGCTGAGGAAGAACCATTGGTCATTGCGACAGGTGGTTTAGCCCACTTGATCGGAGAAGAGTCTCCAATCATTGATGTTGTTGATCCGTTCCTCACATTGAAAGGCTTGCAGTTGATATATCATAAAAATACAGAACTTCATTAA
- the hslO gene encoding Hsp33 family molecular chaperone HslO, with protein sequence MSDYLVKALAFDGNIRAYAVDTTEMISEAQRRQETWPTASAALGRAMTASTMMATMLKGDSNKLTVKIEGGGPIGAIIVDANAKGETRGYVSNPKVHFDLNRHGKLDVARAVGTNGHLSVVKDLGMRENFTGQVPLVSGELGEDFTYYFVSSEQIPSAVAVGVLVNPDNSILASGGFVIQVMPGAQEEMITFIEKRLENIDPVSKMIESGDSPEQLLYNVLGEENVKILSTSPVSFSCSCSRERFADAIISLGEAEILDMIDEDGKADANCHFCNESYHYTKEDLESFAEEARKEKNG encoded by the coding sequence ATGTCCGATTACTTAGTTAAAGCACTAGCCTTTGATGGGAATATCCGTGCTTATGCAGTAGATACAACTGAAATGATCAGTGAGGCACAACGACGCCAGGAAACCTGGCCAACGGCATCTGCCGCACTCGGGCGTGCAATGACAGCTTCTACGATGATGGCAACCATGTTAAAAGGTGACAGCAATAAATTAACCGTGAAAATTGAAGGGGGCGGACCGATCGGAGCCATCATTGTCGATGCGAACGCCAAAGGAGAAACAAGAGGGTATGTATCAAACCCGAAAGTCCATTTTGATCTGAACCGGCATGGCAAACTGGATGTGGCCCGGGCCGTCGGGACAAACGGACACCTCTCCGTGGTAAAAGATCTTGGCATGCGGGAAAACTTCACTGGCCAGGTTCCACTTGTTTCTGGTGAGCTTGGGGAAGATTTCACGTACTATTTCGTATCCTCTGAGCAAATTCCTTCAGCTGTGGCAGTAGGAGTGCTTGTAAACCCGGACAATTCGATTCTCGCTTCCGGTGGATTTGTCATTCAGGTTATGCCTGGGGCACAAGAGGAAATGATCACGTTCATCGAAAAGCGGCTGGAGAATATTGATCCCGTTTCAAAAATGATTGAGTCAGGAGATAGCCCTGAACAATTATTATATAACGTCCTAGGTGAAGAAAATGTCAAAATCTTATCAACGTCACCAGTTTCGTTCTCATGCAGTTGTTCACGCGAACGATTTGCAGATGCGATCATCAGTCTTGGTGAAGCGGAAATTCTAGATATGATCGATGAAGATGGAAAAGCAGATGCCAATTGTCACTTCTGTAATGAATCTTATCACTATACAAAAGAGGATCTGGAATCATTTGCTGAAGAAGCACGTAAGGAGAAGAATGGATGA
- a CDS encoding peptidyl-prolyl cis-trans isomerase, with translation MNRKILIGVIVLLLLTNIGSIIYFAKASSNASGEQAGNLLMNLSGSVAQIGNESISEAEWVELLKKRYGKDVLKQMIDKKVVAQLANKYDIAVSDEELKREIELYQRMVGAGADAHEHPDIQIMDGKQLKEEIEHAILLEELITKDVVIKEEELRKYYKENEHLYDLKPLFQISQIVVMTKEEANQVLDELEDGSSFSTLARERSIDEFSAPSGGAMGWVDTSSNYVEPAYFNVIPELEKDEWSDVIQTDDGYGIVMLHDKKPGNKYEFEEVKGQIRRQLALQQMDTTFNPEQLWKELDVKWEYGSE, from the coding sequence ATGAATCGGAAAATTCTAATCGGTGTGATCGTTTTGCTCCTGTTAACGAACATCGGATCGATTATTTATTTTGCAAAGGCTAGCAGTAATGCTTCCGGTGAACAAGCTGGAAATCTTCTTATGAACCTTTCAGGCAGTGTCGCACAGATCGGCAATGAATCGATTTCAGAAGCTGAATGGGTTGAATTGTTGAAGAAACGATACGGAAAAGATGTTTTAAAGCAAATGATCGATAAAAAGGTCGTCGCACAACTCGCTAATAAATATGATATAGCTGTATCGGATGAGGAACTTAAGCGAGAGATCGAACTGTACCAAAGAATGGTCGGGGCTGGTGCAGATGCCCATGAACACCCCGACATCCAGATCATGGACGGAAAACAACTGAAGGAAGAAATTGAGCATGCAATCCTTTTGGAAGAATTGATTACGAAAGATGTCGTCATCAAAGAGGAAGAACTGCGTAAATATTATAAAGAGAATGAGCATCTTTATGACCTCAAGCCTCTATTTCAAATTTCGCAGATCGTTGTAATGACAAAAGAAGAAGCAAATCAAGTGCTTGATGAGCTTGAGGATGGTTCATCGTTTTCAACGCTTGCAAGAGAACGTTCAATTGATGAGTTCTCTGCTCCAAGTGGTGGAGCCATGGGATGGGTCGACACCTCCAGTAATTATGTCGAACCTGCTTATTTCAATGTCATTCCTGAACTCGAAAAAGACGAGTGGAGCGACGTCATTCAAACAGATGATGGATATGGTATTGTGATGCTCCACGATAAAAAACCAGGGAACAAGTATGAGTTCGAGGAAGTAAAAGGGCAGATAAGAAGACAATTAGCGCTTCAACAAATGGATACCACCTTCAATCCAGAACAGCTTTGGAAGGAACTAGATGTTAAATGGGAGTATGGTTCAGAATAA
- the cysK gene encoding cysteine synthase A, whose product MRVGNSIVDLIGETPVVKLNRLTGENDADVYLKLEFMNPGSSVKDRIAKAMVEAAEKGGALKDGDTIIEPTSGNTGIGLAMVGAAKGYRTILVMPDTMSMERRNLLRAYGAELVLTPGAEGMKGAIAKAEELSKEKGYFMPQQFMNEANPEVHKNTTGKEIVEQMGDQLDAFISGIGTGGTITGAGQVLKDKYPSIKLYAVEPKDSPVLSGGKPGPHKIQGIGAGFVPSILDTHLYDEVLTISTEESFEYARKAAREEGLLGGISSGAAIAAALKVAKELGKGKKVLAVIPSNGERYLSTPLYQFEEE is encoded by the coding sequence ATGAGAGTAGGAAATTCTATTGTTGATTTAATTGGAGAAACACCAGTTGTCAAGCTGAACCGGCTTACTGGGGAGAACGACGCAGACGTATATTTGAAGCTGGAATTCATGAATCCCGGAAGCAGTGTGAAAGACCGTATCGCAAAAGCGATGGTTGAAGCTGCTGAGAAGGGTGGTGCATTAAAAGATGGCGATACGATCATCGAACCGACTAGTGGAAACACAGGGATTGGTCTTGCAATGGTCGGAGCCGCAAAAGGGTATCGTACCATTCTTGTTATGCCGGACACAATGAGTATGGAGCGTCGAAACCTGCTTCGTGCATATGGAGCGGAGCTTGTCTTGACACCTGGAGCTGAAGGAATGAAAGGCGCAATTGCGAAAGCAGAAGAGCTCTCAAAGGAAAAGGGCTATTTCATGCCGCAGCAATTCATGAATGAAGCAAATCCAGAGGTTCACAAAAATACAACAGGCAAGGAAATCGTTGAACAAATGGGTGATCAGCTTGATGCATTCATTTCCGGCATCGGAACAGGCGGTACCATCACCGGTGCAGGCCAAGTGCTGAAGGATAAATATCCATCAATCAAACTATATGCTGTCGAACCGAAAGACTCACCTGTATTATCAGGCGGTAAGCCAGGTCCTCATAAAATCCAGGGCATCGGTGCTGGATTCGTACCGTCTATCCTGGATACACATCTATATGATGAAGTATTAACGATTTCAACAGAAGAGTCGTTTGAATATGCGAGGAAAGCAGCAAGAGAGGAAGGACTGCTTGGAGGAATTTCTTCTGGAGCAGCAATTGCCGCCGCATTGAAGGTCGCAAAAGAACTAGGAAAAGGTAAAAAAGTGCTGGCGGTCATACCTAGTAACGGAGAACGCTACTTGAGCACACCACTTTATCAATTTGAAGAAGAATAA